TAATTTTTCAAGGTGAAAAGCCCGAACTTCTCTTGAAAACCCCTGTTTCAGTTAAGAAACTGCCATTATTTAGCTTACCCGAAAAAAAAGCAGCTCTTTTACATTTGACCTCTGACCTGATGCGTTCATTAAAAACCAGGAAACGACTTTTTATTTTACTTACAAACTCCGTTTTCTGGCCAATTCTGTCCCAGGAAGAAATTCAACATTGGGTAAAAAAAACTCATGGATGGCTTAATTCTGAACAGAGCACCTTATTAATTCTTAATCAGGGTCCACATGCCGCCCAACTGAAAAACCAATTATCGTCACAGCATCGATTTTTAGATGGATTATCAAGACTACATTGGCAAGAGGACAGTCTGCAGTACGTCATTTCCTGGTGGGCTACAGAAAGTGGCTTAACGGCAAATCAAACATTTTCCATTCAAAAGGATGCATCAGACTGGATTATCCAGCCAAACGATCAACCACATTCCACGTTACTGTCACATGATGAATTTCTTTATCTTGCCGATAAGAGAGTTCTTGAAGGAGCCTCTCCTCCATCTGAGGATTGGCAATTGCTGGAAAATAATCAATTATTGGCCCAGAAAGCAGAACAGGCTCAGGCTGCCACGCTTATCTTTTCGCTGTCTGATAGCAATCAGATTAATGAACTTGCCCGACAAATTCATTATCTGAGGCGTCGGTGTGGTAATGCATTAAAAATAGTTATACGTGAAATGAGTAAGAGCATCCGTTATAGCGATGAACGATTGCTATTGGCTTGCGGCGCTAATTTATCCATTCCCCAAACAGTCCCCCTTCCCAAGTTCTTAACGATGGTCGAAAGCATGCAACAGCAGCGATTTGCTCGCTATGTGCAAGAGGACTTTAATTCTTTATTAAAAACGATACAACCTATAGAGCTAAAGGGCTATTTGCCAGTAAACGAATTTAGCCAGTCCGTACTGTCTCGAATGAACAATACCCTGCTGCCCGACAACGGTAAAGGAATCCTGGTCGCTTTAATACCAGAATCCGGTGTAGATGCAAATCAAGCACTTTCTCTTTGTGAATTAAAACGGTTAGGCGATATTGCCACAATCTGTGATAATCAGCTTTTTCTATTCCTCTCAACTTGTGCCACTAGCGACCTTGACCAAACGCTTAGTTTTATTTTTCAGCAACCGGTAAATATGATCTTTTCGAACCATGTGGCCTGGGATCTGGATTTGCAGATTATTACCGAAATAAAACAACTTGCTTCATACCATAATAAGTTGTTGAATGAAGGGGTAACATCATCTAAACCAGGAGAAAGTGCGATGGAAGAGTCTGCGCCCAAGGTAGTTGCAAGACACACTCCTGAGTGTATTACCCTGTCTACCAATATTGAACAAGGAAAATAATCCATGCAGCTGACTGATATTATTCAAATCATTTTGTTTTCTGCAGTGTTCTTTTTTCTACTTGGCTATACGCTCCGATCTCCATTGCAACGCGGATTAAAAGCCATAAAAAACCATCTTTTAAAACCACGATATTTAAAAGCCTCAGGTTTCCTGTCAGGTAAAAATACTTCAACGGTAAAGAAAAATAATGATTAATACGTCACAAATACAGGAAACTCCAAATATTTGGAGGAATTGGAGAGGTCTTGGGGGATGGAACTACTATTTTCTATTAAAATTTGCACTTTTGTGGTATGGATATCTGGATTTTCATCCCTTTCTTAACCTGGTCTTTTTAACCTTTCTCCTGTTCCCACTTCCTAAACAATTTTTGCATCGATGCCGAAATTGGCTGGCTATACCGATCGGATTTGCTTTGTTCTACCATGATACCTGGCTACCGAATATTCACAGCATCATGAGTCAAGGTTCTGGTGTGCTGCAATTCAGCTCCCATTATCTTCTTGAGCTGGTCATCCGCTTTATTAACTGGAACATGATAGGCGCAGCCTTTATTTTGTTGGTTGCTTACCTCTTTTTATCGCAATGGATACGCATCACTACCTTTACAGTAATCGCAATATGCTGGCTCAACATACTTACTATCCAAGGTCCAGCATACCGACTACTCCCAGTAACGAGCAAGGCTCCATTGAATCAAAGTCAATCACTTACCAACGATAAACCCAATACGACGGGACAAGATACCAATCTACCGCCCACCAATGATAATCTAAATACTTATCTGAATAAATTTTATAAAGAGGAAAAAACAAAACGTACCAAATTCCCCGCATCCTTGCCTGCAGACGCTCAACCTTTTGATATATTGATCATCCATATCTGCTCTCTGGCCTGGACTGATTTAGACGCGGTGCATTTAAAAAATCATCCGCTGTGGAGCAAATTAGATATCTTGTTTAATAAATTTAATTCAGCTGCTTCTTACAGTGCCCCAGCAGGAATACGCTTGTTACGTGCCAGCTGCGGTCAACCATCACACACTGACCTCTATAGCCCAGTCGCGCAGGATTGTTATTTAATGGATAATTTGGCAAAACTTGGTTTTACCCCGCAGCTGATGATGGATCATAATGGAATTTATGGCAATTTTCTCGCGCAGTTGCGTCAATATGGTAATGTACAGCATGTACCGTTAATGTCACAAATTGGTATTACTCAATCAATGATAGAGTTTGATGGCAGCCCTCTTTTTAGTAACGATGAATTGCTTAATCGCTGGCTTAAAGAAAAATCAAAACCTGGGGATCGAAGCGCTACTTACTACAATATAATCACATTACATGACGGTAACCGCTCTCTGAAGGACAGTAAATCAGTGCCTTATGAAAATCTGGCAACTCATTTGCTTGATCAACTGGTTGATTTTTTGGCAACATTAGAACGATCAGGTCGTAAAGTAGTCGTGATAATTATACCTGAACACGGTGCCAACCTTACTGGTGATAAATTACAAATGCCAGGTTTGCGGGATATACTGATATGGGTCCGCATGTCTGGAACAAAATTAAGGAAAAATAAGAGCTATTCATCCATCATTTATAGTTAAAAATTCACTCAAATTAACCTATTTAAACCTACTCAATACCGTATGAATAGTGATTGCTACTACGAATTGTCTTAGGTCATTTTACCACAACTCTATCAGAATGACTTATCCACAAGTCCACAGGTCAGGAGAGCTTCACTTTCTCGTATAGGCCTGTGGGCCTTGTGGGTAAGTCATGACGCTCTCATTTAGGGTTTATGGTCTTTTCCGGCCATAATACACCTCTGCGGGCGTTAAATAATTAAAGGACTGGTGAAGCCTTCGGTTATTATAATACTCAAAATACTCCGTTAAGGCCAGCTCAACCTCTTCAATTGTATCAAAATCATACCGGTAGATTTTTTCTTGCTTAACACTACGCCACAATCGCTCGATAAATATATTATCTAAATAACGTCCTCGCCCATCCATGCTGATAGAAATGTGGTGAGATTTTAGCGTATTTATCCAATCTTTTGAGGTAAATTGAGAACCCTGATCCGTGTTAAAGATCTCACAACGCGAATGCAGCAAAGCGTTTCTAAGCGCCTCAATACAAAATTCAGCCTCCATAGTAGGTGAAATAGCCCATCCAATCACATAACGACTATACCAGTCCATAATAGCTACTAAATACACATGCTTTCCTTTCATGCGGATGTAGGTGATATCTGCGGCCCAAACCTGATTTGGTTTGGTGATATCCACCTCTTTTAATAAATAAGGGAACACCTCATGCTCCTTATTGGGAACGCTTGTATTTGGCTTTGGGTAAACAGTCGATAACCCCATCATTTCCATCAACTTTTTTACTCGACGTTTACCAACAGGATAGCCTACTTCTTTTGACAGCCATCTTGCCCGCTTAATTTTACCTTCACATGGATACTGCAGATAGTGCTCATCAAGTAGCGCCATAAGCGCTTCATCTTCGACAGAAATGGGCTTGGCACTATAATAATAACTTGAAACAGGCAAGTCTAATAGCAAGCATTGTTCACGAATGGTGAGCTCGGCAAGAGGATCAATCATGACGCGCTTTTCATCCAGACTAAAGTTCATGCTTTTTTTTTAGCCAAGATAGCTGCGCTTGAAGTCGACCAATTTCTTGATATAATGCCTCAACAAGCTGCTCTTGGGACTTGGCTTCTTTTTCATTAGCCCCAGAGAATAAATCGTTAATGGCTTTGATGGCCGATTGCTTCCAAGTTTTTACCTGCGTTGCGTGAACACCGTATTCACTGGTAATTTGCGCTTGTGTGAGTTTCCCCTCAATCGCAGCTAGCGTTATTTTTGCCTTCTTGGCCGCCGTATAATAAGCTCGCTTTTTAGACATTTTATTCTCCTCTTTGTATTAAGAAGAATAGCTCTTAAAAAACCTTTTTTTGTGTCCAGAAAACCGCGCCTATATTATACCTAGCCCTGCAATTACTCATATCCCTGTTGGAATAAAATTGATTGGCTTGAAATCAAGCAATCAAAATGGAGCGCTGCAAATCAATACTCCCAGCAGTTACCTTGCAATTTCAGAATTAATAGCACGCTTGCTCGATGGAAAGATATTTAATCAGTCCCCTCTCAATTTACAAGAGCTAACCAACAAATTACCACAAACTGCTGTGGTTTCAGAAAATGAAGGGATTATCTTAATAGATTATCTGGGCATGCCTTATATCTTGCTAAAGGGGGATTCAAAGTGGATACCTTATCCACAATCCTCTCCTACCCCGGCAAAAAATATTCCTGTAAAGTAGTTTTTTTCGAATACAGGCCTGTCAAGCCATAGCCGTCAAGCCTAGTTGCTTGACGACCAACATCCGCGAAACAGGAGTGGCAGGCTGCAAAAAAATTATCGCAGAGGTCTATCTAATCACGAGTAACTGGGGGACTCGCTTGAGCTCGAATTGAGATTCGATGGGGTGTCCTGTGGTTTTTGGGGATTTGAAAAAAAAGAATTCTGGATTAATTGACTGCAGTGTTGACGATAGCCTTCTGATGCAAATATATTTTTTTGGAATTTGTTCAAATCAACTAATTTAATTTGTGAGCCTGATTCAACTAAGGCAATAAACTTGCTATCAAGAGGACCCTCATAAAAATTGCCTAACTCCGCCCATATTTTTTGTTGAGATGAATCTTTAATACCCCCCCATATGGGCATAATATTTTCCTGCAGCCTGGCGAGTAACCCCATTAATATTTGATACTCCTTTGCTGTTTTAGGGTGAGTTAATTTTTCTAAATAGTCCATGGCTAAATGATTGATCTCCTTATTTTTTCTATCTTCAATTGCAAATTCCAATGCGCGTTCAAGGCTAATAAATTCATTAGCTCTTGGCTCATAAATAAATATTTTTCCAGATTCAAATTCATACAACCATCCATGGATGGTCAATTTATTATTTGCTAATTTCTTCGCAATCCCAGGGTATGTTTTTAAATGTTCTATTTGCTGCAAGATATTTTGTTTGGTCGCGATTGATAGCTTTTCCTCAGCATCTTTCAGGAGCTCTGTATGATCGTCATGCATTTTTTGTAACACTGAAGCTGAATGATCAAGCCAGGATGCTACAGCAGGTAAACGCTTGGCTATATCAGGGGTCAATAAACCTTTCATTGCCCCACACTGAGAATGACCGCAGACAATAATGTCCTTTATGTTTAGTTCACTTAAGGCAAATTCAATAGCTGCTGCTTCGCTGGACTGCGAAGGAGCTGGAGGAATAATATTCCCTATATTGCGAATGACAAAAAGCTCTCCTGGTTTAGCCTGAGTAATAAGACCGGGATTTATCCGAGAATCCGCACAGGTTATAAAAAGAGTCTCAGGATCTTGCCCTTTACCCAGTTGTTCAAAAAGGCTTTGCATTTTGACATAAGGTTTTTTATTGAATTTGAGCACCCCAAGCATCAGTTTAATTAACATCGAATTACACCTCATTAGTTTTTAAACGTAAATTGAAAAATAAAGTATACGAACCTTATAAATCCACATTATCGTAAATTTGTTTTTCAAATTTGTAAAGGGTATTTAATATTTACGCAGGAAATGTAACGGATTGATGAGGATTATTCATGAAATGAAGGATTAAACTCCCCCCATCTGTGAGGTTGAATTTCATGACGAAAATTTTTGGGTAAACATTATTTATACCAGTAATATTTTTTATCAAAGGGATAGCCGGGCAAGACCAGCTTTTGTTGATTCTTATCTTGTACATAAATGGCTTGCCAGTTAACGTCAACACCTGCCATGAACTGTTTTGCAAGATGATCGAGTGTTTTGCGATTTTCGCCTGGCATATTGAGATGAACGCCACTGTCTGTATTTGAGAGAATTTTTATCTGGTTATAATCACCTGCTCTGAAGGTTTGCAGTTTCGCTATTAATTCTTTGTGGCTATTAATAATAAAAGCCTGACGATAATTAAAATGGCTTCTTCCACACGCCGCTAAGTAGCATAATGAAGATAATGCTATCTCGGGATGCCGTGCGAGCCACTTCAGATAATCAGTCGCGTAACGTTGCAATGACTCGATGTTTTTCGCTGATAAAAGAAATAACGAGGGACCTTCAATATCGAAATGAACATTTTTTAGGACCGGTGCTTCTTCAACAATGACATGAATATTGGTCCCGGCCAGGCTGTAATTATTAATAGCAGCCCGCAAAGGCTGATTATTAATTCGCTGCCACGATTTTTTTTCCAGTGATATTTTCAGGCTGTCGTCATTTACAATACCGCTGTCAGCACACAGCTCCTGTAAATGCAAATGCGCCGGAATAGTTTGATGGTGCATGGATAAAATCACTTTCACAAGGCTGGCAATGCCGGAAGCATATTCCAGATAACCAATATTGGTTTTTACCGCACCGACATAACAGGTATTCCTTTTATTACGATTTCGAGCATAACAGTCTGCAATAACCCGCAATTCGTTGGCATCATTAGCTACTGTACCAAAGCCATGCGCCTCTACATAATTGATCGTTTGTGCATCACATTTTGCAGCCTGCAACGCCTCCTTAATCACTGTTTGTCTTGAGTGTTCTGTTGGATGAGCAAAATCGGATCGCAAGCCGTCCTGATTCATGGCACTGCCACGGATAATCGCCATAATGTTATCCCCGTCATTCAAGGCATCGTCCAGACGTTTTAAAATAACAACAGCACAGCCCTCAGACCGAACATACCCATCAGCATTCGCATCAAAACTTCGGCATCGGCTGCTGGGTGATAATATCCACCCCTGTGATAACGCGAGGTTATTAAAAGGCGCTCCAAGAAAATTAACACCGCTGACCAGTGCCATCGGTATTTCACCTTGCTGCAGGTGCTGACAGGCGGTATGAAGTGCGACAAAGGAAGAGGCGCAAGTTGAATTAAACGTGTATGACGGTCCAGTAAAGCCATAAAAACCGGAAATTCTTGCCGCTGAAAGCCCTAAATCATTATGAAGAAGAAAATTAAAGTCGAGAAAATCCAGATTATCCGCATCATGCAGCTGCGCGAGCGCATATTCAAGGCTGCCAATACCGAGATAAACACCAACCTTTTCTTTGCGGTACCGTTCCGGAACCAGACAACCGCTTTCAAAAGCCTGCCAACTGACTTCCAGAATCATTCGTTGCTGAGGATCCAGGGTTTTCGCCCGTTCTTTTGAAATGCTAAAAAAGCCGGCGTCAAAATATTCAATGTTCTTTACAAAGCCACCTTGTTTCTGATAAGTCTTTCCCAGAGTTCCAAAATGCTCATCATAGTATTTAATGATATCCCAGCGGCTAGCCGGGATATCACTAATAGCATCAACTCCCTCTTCCAAAAGTTGCCAGAATTCATCAATATTATCCGCTCCAGGCAGCTTACATCCCATGCCAACGACAGCAATCGCTGTTTTAGGATAATCAGATTCAGGCATAGAAAATGTCCCCTGTGACAAAATCCGCTTCGTCTGACATCAAATAGAGCAGATAAAAAATTATTTCATCAATTAAAGCACTATTTTCTGGATAATAAAGTGCATTACAGTAAATGTTCTTTTGACCGTACTCTTTGCCAATACTGCGACAAAAAGCATGTAAGGCTGATTTTAACACCAGCGGATAACCTGCGGTAGAATTTGCGGCCAAAAAACAAATCTTGCCACCTTCACCACGGTATAAATAATCATCGATCGCCATCTGTGCCGCGATAAATGATTGTTTTAACCTTGCCATGACTTTGTCATCCCAGTCGGGAACAGTCATGCTCATAATGGCAACATTATCCTTGGGAAGCTCAGGCAAGGCTATAATCAAGCCGTCAAAGCGCTCCTTTTTTTGAATTTTTTGTTCGAAAAGCGGGTGAATATCCTCAATTCCTGTAACCTTTTCAGCTAAAATGGAAAATTTAGACAAAGCTCCTAGCCAGTCCTGGGGTGGATTCAAAAAATAGATCGTCTTATCGTCAACACTAAGATGCTCTCTCATACTTCCCTTTTTAAAACTATCGCTGAGTTGATACCGCCAAAACCAAAAGAGTTTGATAAAGCATAGTCAATTTTCCTTTCACGGGCTTGATGGGGAACAAAATCCAGATCAAGTTCCGGATCGGGATTATCGAGGTTTATTGTTGGATGAATAATACCCTCTCTCATCTGCATCACTGTGGCCACACATTCCATCAGGCTGGCTGCCAGCAGACAATGGCCAATCATTGATTTGGTTGAATTGACCAACAGGTGATCATAAGCATGCTGACCAAAAACCTGTTTAATGGACTCTACTTCCTTACGATCGCCAATGGGTGTCGATGTCGCATGGGCGTTAACATAATCTATTGCTTCCGGCTTAACCCCAGCTCTGTCCAGCGCTTCTTTGATAACCCGGGCCTGACCTTCCTTACTGGGCTTGGCGAGCCTTGAGGCATCCGAATTACAACTGGCGCTCATCAATTCACAATAAATCCTGGCGTCACGTTGTTTTGCACTTTCATCACTCTCTAACATCACCGCTGCCGACCCTTGGGCAGGAGCGAAACCTTCCCTCAATAAATCAAAAGGTCGGCTGGCTTTCTCAGGTTGATCGTTAAAGCTTTTGTAGCTCAGAGCATCAAAAATAGCCCAACCCTGAAGACAAACTGGATCCAAATCAGAGGCGGCCGCTGACACCATCACCCTTTCTGCCCGGCCGGAACGAATCAGATCAAAGGCTGTCATTAACGCAAGATTACCACTAGCACAGGCACCGCCAACAATATACGAGGTTCCATGAATGTTGAGAATTTCGTTACTAACAGCCATTACATCGGTGTCCAAAGCTGTTAATCCATAAAGCGGCTCGATGTATTCAGGTTCTTCAGCATAGGTCAGAACGTTGTTATAAATAAAGCGGGCATTAATATTATGACCGGCCATGATGTGACCTGTATCGTAGCCGTCAAAATCTTCATGATGAAGACCGCTGTCAATAAAAGCCTGCATAACAGCACAGGATGTTATTCGACCTGAGTACGGTGTATACCGAAGTAATTTTTTACAGCGCTGTACCATTTCTTGAGGGAAAATCTGGCTGTAATCCTGTAAATATTGATTAAAGTCAAAATCGGACAAATCACCGCCAATTTTGGAATAACAACGAGAATCCATATTGTTCCATTTACTGATACCGGATTTACCAGATATAAGATTCTGAAAATAGTCCTTCAGATTAAAACCCAAACAGGAAATAACCCCCATCCCGGTTATTAATACCCTTCGGGATGTCTGATTGTTGTTACTCATCATGAATCCTTTTGAGCATGTTCTTCAAATAAGCTCACTAAATCACCAAGATTTTTTGCCTTGCCCAGCTCAGTTCGAGGAATTTTAATTTCCAGTTTACGCATTGATCTGGATACCACTTCAACAATTTCCAGGGAATCGGCGCCAAAATCATTCATGCTGTCTTCTTCGGTGATCTCTTTGCCCTCCGCGCCATCGATCACGCTGTGAATGTTTTGCTTGATAACAGAAAATATCTCTTCTCTATTCATGAAGTTTCTCCTTGCTAAGCTAATCCCCTTAATGCAACTATAGAGCACAACCTTCCATTTTGCACACATTGACCAACTATTGACACGAACAGTCCCTCTTCAAAGCTCCTAACCCTAAGCTCAATCAGACCTGAAGGATGTATTTCGTCAATGAATTTTGCCGCATGAATATGAGACAAAAAAACCGCCTCCTCCGCTGAGGGGTTTATCTGCTGTACTTTTAATTTGTGCAGCAGCATGCCGGCTTGTCCCACTGCTTCTACCTGCAAAACACCCGGAAAAACAGGAAAACCAGGAAAATGACCTGCCAGGAAGACATCTGCGCGTTTTAAATCATAGCAGGCCAGCAGACTGTTATGCGCTATATCAACCTGTCTGACTTCATCGAGCAGCAACATGTGTTCACGATGAGGCAGGAGAGCTTCAATCTCTTTTTTGAGCATCGTCTCTGTATCTGTGCGTACAGGGAAGGTTAATATTTTTTTTTCCATAGCCTGAAAGGCCTGTTCTGCTTCTGGTTCCAGTTTCCAGTGCATCGTGATCCCCTGTTTATCAGCAATCCGTCAAATATGAAATGGGACTGATCACTGAACTGCCGTTATCAACGGTTATAATCTGGCCGTTAACCGAGTCCATTAAGCCAGAACAAAGCGCCAGACAAACCTTTGCCAGCTCTTCAGGTGCTACAAACAGTTCTGGCCTCTTATGATACAATGTCTTAATCACTTCCTCGCCAAAGGTTTGCGTTGAGCTGTCGGTCACCATCATTCCCGGTCGCAATGCATTAATTTTGCTACCAAATTTTTCCAGTCTTAGCGCCAGATATTTACAAAGCGTCTCCAATACTGCTTTCGAAACACCAGCCATCTCATATCCAGGATGGCAAACATCAGCGCCGTCACTGGAAATGGCAAGGACATATTTGGGGTAATAATCAAACACCTCTTTGCATCCAAGGATTAAATCCACCATCGGCCAGGCGGAATAATTAATTGATAACTCCAGGGTTTTTCGCTTTAAATTACTGATGTCCTGTATAATTTGTGAAAATGCAACATTACTGACCACGATATCAAGATCACATTCTTTTTCTTTAATAATTTTCATCAACTGAAGATTATCTTCCTGACTGCTAACATCACTTTGGATGATATAAGGCGGCTTGACGTTTGCGTCTAAAAAGTCTTTGCATAGATCTTTTTCATCGACACTACCCCATTTATGAGTTACAAAAACAATCGCACCTACTTTTGAGAAAGCTATTGCAATGGCTTTGCCAAGCCCTTTTGTACCGCCAGTTATCAAAACTTTCTGATTTACCAGACCAGGTATTTCCATAACCTTCTCCCTTCAAATTATATTACAGCTCCCGCAAATAGTGCTCATTGATCATTTTCTGCGTTTCCGGATCAGCAAACAGGAACCGATGCATTTTGATTTCTTCGTCCAGAACTGGCTTTAGATTTTTTAGACGACGCCCACTTAATTTTCCCTTTAATAAAGTTAAAGCAGCACGGGAATTCATGGCAATATTTTTAGCCAGTTCCAGAGATGCACTGGCTATCTCCGCTTTGGGCATGATTTCAATAGTGCAACCTGGAAAGGATTTAAATTCCTGCCCCTTATATAACTGGCCGCCAAAAAGCATTTTTCGACCTATATAGGGTCCAAATGCATCCGTAACGGCTTGTGTTGAACCCATTCCCGGGGTGAATCCCATGGAAATAAAATTGGCGCCATACAGGCTTTCTTCAGCCATCATTGCCATATCGCACAACAACCCCAGAATCAGTCCACCGCCAATCCCATGCCCTTCCATAGAGGCAATAGTTGGCACTTTAATGTTAAGGATAGCCTCTGGAATTTCTATGACGCAGCTGGGTAAGGTATCCGTTTGTTGCAGTGCGTCCT
The sequence above is drawn from the Legionella antarctica genome and encodes:
- a CDS encoding SDR family oxidoreductase, which codes for MEIPGLVNQKVLITGGTKGLGKAIAIAFSKVGAIVFVTHKWGSVDEKDLCKDFLDANVKPPYIIQSDVSSQEDNLQLMKIIKEKECDLDIVVSNVAFSQIIQDISNLKRKTLELSINYSAWPMVDLILGCKEVFDYYPKYVLAISSDGADVCHPGYEMAGVSKAVLETLCKYLALRLEKFGSKINALRPGMMVTDSSTQTFGEEVIKTLYHKRPELFVAPEELAKVCLALCSGLMDSVNGQIITVDNGSSVISPISYLTDC
- a CDS encoding polyketide synthase, giving the protein MKLERIAENIVKLYVATEDNPYIDQAFFQQLKPIVEEINHDDKIAVVIMCGTLAYFSAGASQDALQQTDTLPSCVIEIPEAILNIKVPTIASMEGHGIGGGLILGLLCDMAMMAEESLYGANFISMGFTPGMGSTQAVTDAFGPYIGRKMLFGGQLYKGQEFKSFPGCTIEIMPKAEIASASLELAKNIAMNSRAALTLLKGKLSGRRLKNLKPVLDEEIKMHRFLFADPETQKMINEHYLREL